The Diadema setosum chromosome 4, eeDiaSeto1, whole genome shotgun sequence genome window below encodes:
- the LOC140226982 gene encoding GPN-loop GTPase 3-like: MPRYAQIVMGPAGSGKSTYCSNVQKHCETIGRQAHVVNLDPAAEFFDYQPVADIRELIEVGDVMEDESLRLGPNGGLIFCMEYFAQNFDWLQEQLGEVDGDYIIIDCPGQIELYTHIPVMRQLVDTLRSWDFRICGVFLIDAQFMVDTAKFFSGMLSALSTMVNLEIPHINIMSKMDLLNAASKKNIERFLDPDPKELVMEEEHMSEKFQKLNMSIANLIDDYSLVRFMPLDPSEEDSMSDILFSIDTNLQFDEDQDVRIPRDEDGDDEDGDGGDW; this comes from the exons ATGCCTCGGTATGCTCAGATAGTCATGGGACCTGCAGGGAGTGGCAAG TCTACTTACTGCAGCAATGTCCAGAAACACTGTGAGACCATCGGGAGACAGGCCCATGTTGTGAACTTGGATCCGGCAGCAGAGTTCTTCGACTATCAGCCAGTTGCTG ataTCCGTGAATTGATTGAAGTTGGTGATGTCATGGAGGATGAGAGTCTGAGGCTGGGACCCAATGGGGGACTCATATTCTGCATGGA ATACTTTGCCCAAAACTTTGACTGGCTGCAAGAACAACTTGGAGAAGTTGATGGTGATTACATCATCATTGACTGCCCAG GTCAGATCGAGCTTTACACTCACATCCCAGTCATGAGGCAGCTGGTTGACACTCTTCGCTCCTGGGACTTCCGCATCTGTGGTGTCTTCCTCATTGATGCCCAGTTTATGGTGGACACCGCCAAGTTCTTTTCAG GGATGCTGTCTGCGCTCTCCACTATGGTCAACCTGGAGATTCCTCACATCAACATCATGAGCAAGATGGACCTCCTCAATGCTGCGTCAAAAAAGAATATAGAAag GTTTCTAGATCCTGACCCCAAGGAGCTAGTGATGGAAGAGGAGCACATGTCAGAGAAATTCCAAAAACTCAACATGTCCATTGCAAACTTG ATCGATGACTACAGCCTGGTAAGGTTCATGCCGTTGGATCCGTCAGAGGAAGACTCCATGAGCGACATCCTCTTCAGCATCGACACCAACCTCCAGTTCGACGAGGACCAGGATGTCAGGATACCGAGGGATGAGGATGGAGATGATGAAGATGGAGACGGAGGTGACTGGTGA